A window from Pseudomonas frederiksbergensis encodes these proteins:
- a CDS encoding DEAD/DEAH box helicase, with product MTQETGGFAAFNLNPNILAAVIATGYEEPSAIQQQSIPIIMAGHDMIGQAQTGTGKTAAFALPILHRIDPAKREPQALILAPTRELALQVATAFETYAKQMPGVTVVAVYGGAPMGPQLKAIRNGAQIVVATPGRLCDHLRRDEKVLSTVNHLVLDEADEMLKLGFMDDLEVIFKALPPTRQTVLFSATLPQSIRAIAERHLRDPQHVKIQTKTQTVTAIEQAHLLVHADQKTSAVLSLLEVEDFDALIMFVRTKQATLDLASALEAKGYKAAALNGDIAQNQRERVIESLKDGRLDIVVATDVAARGLDVPRITHVFNVDMPYDPESYVHRIGRTGRAGREGRALLLVTPRERRMLQVIERVTGQKVAEVRLPDAQAVLDARIKKLTNSLSPLVADAESTHGDLLDRLTADIGCTPRALAAALLRKATNAQALTLAAIEKERPLVPNNAPRGDRPERTGDRPDRGDRERRAPVPLAEGRARCRTALGARDGIAAKNLLGAILNEGGLAREAIGRIQVRDSFSLVELPEDGLERLLTKLKDTRVAGKQLKLRRYRED from the coding sequence ATGACCCAGGAAACCGGCGGCTTCGCCGCTTTTAATCTTAATCCGAACATTCTTGCAGCCGTCATCGCGACTGGCTACGAAGAACCTTCGGCTATTCAGCAGCAATCGATCCCGATCATCATGGCCGGTCACGACATGATTGGTCAGGCGCAAACCGGTACGGGTAAAACCGCTGCGTTCGCCCTGCCGATCCTGCATCGCATCGATCCTGCTAAGCGCGAGCCGCAAGCCCTGATCCTGGCGCCAACCCGTGAGTTGGCGCTGCAAGTAGCAACCGCTTTCGAAACCTACGCCAAGCAAATGCCGGGCGTTACCGTTGTGGCCGTTTACGGCGGCGCCCCTATGGGCCCACAACTGAAAGCAATCCGTAATGGTGCACAGATCGTTGTCGCCACTCCGGGCCGTCTGTGCGACCACCTGCGTCGCGACGAAAAAGTTCTGTCGACCGTGAACCACCTGGTTCTCGACGAAGCGGACGAAATGCTCAAGCTGGGTTTCATGGACGACCTCGAAGTTATCTTCAAGGCCTTGCCTCCAACCCGTCAGACCGTATTGTTCTCGGCTACCTTGCCGCAGTCGATCCGTGCCATTGCCGAGCGCCATCTGCGCGATCCGCAACACGTGAAGATCCAGACCAAGACTCAGACCGTTACCGCGATCGAACAGGCTCACCTGTTGGTTCACGCTGACCAGAAGACCTCGGCTGTATTGAGCCTGCTGGAAGTTGAAGACTTCGATGCCCTGATCATGTTCGTGCGCACCAAGCAAGCGACCCTGGACCTGGCCAGTGCCCTGGAAGCCAAAGGCTACAAAGCCGCTGCGCTGAACGGTGACATTGCTCAGAACCAACGTGAGCGCGTGATCGAATCCCTCAAGGATGGCCGTCTGGACATCGTTGTGGCGACCGACGTTGCTGCTCGTGGTCTGGACGTTCCGCGCATCACTCACGTGTTCAACGTTGACATGCCGTACGATCCAGAATCCTACGTTCACCGTATCGGCCGTACCGGCCGTGCCGGTCGCGAAGGTCGTGCACTGCTGCTGGTGACTCCGCGTGAGCGCCGCATGCTGCAAGTGATCGAGCGTGTAACCGGTCAGAAAGTTGCCGAAGTCCGCCTGCCGGACGCTCAGGCTGTTCTCGATGCCCGCATCAAGAAACTGACCAACAGCCTGTCGCCGCTGGTGGCTGATGCCGAATCGACTCACGGTGATCTGCTGGATCGCCTGACTGCCGACATCGGTTGCACTCCGCGTGCACTGGCCGCTGCTCTGCTGCGCAAGGCAACCAACGCTCAGGCGTTGACCCTGGCAGCCATCGAGAAAGAACGTCCACTGGTGCCGAACAACGCACCGCGTGGCGATCGTCCAGAGCGTACCGGTGATCGTCCGGACCGTGGTGATCGTGAGCGTCGTGCTCCGGTTCCATTGGCCGAAGGTCGTGCTCGTTGCCGTACCGCGCTGGGTGCGCGTGATGGTATCGCTGCCAAGAACCTGCTGGGCGCTATCCTCAATGAGGGTGGTCTGGCTCGCGAAGCAATCGGTCGCATCCAGGTGCGTGACAGCTTCAGCCTCGTTGAGCTGCCGGAAGATGGTCTGGAGCGTCTGCTGACCAAGCTGAAGGACACTCGCGTTGCTGGCAAGCAGTTGAAGCTGCGTCGCTATCGCGAAGATTGA
- a CDS encoding crotonase/enoyl-CoA hydratase family protein: MNQPCSSRVSRERHGHVLMIGLDRVAKRNAFDLDLLNELSLAYGEFEADSEARVAVVFGHGEHFTAGLDLVSASAALADGWQAPPGGCDPWGVFAGPRVSKPVIVAAQGYCLTIGIELMLAADINLCASNTRFAQKEVQRGLFPFGGATLRLHQVAGWGNAMRWLLTGDDFDAHEALHLGLVQEVMASEDLLPRAIELAERIARQAPLGVRATLMSARQARYEGETAAAQALPPMVKKLLASEDAKEGVRSMIEKRPGVFKGC, from the coding sequence ATGAATCAGCCCTGCTCCAGCCGTGTGAGCCGTGAACGGCACGGTCACGTCCTGATGATCGGCCTGGATCGAGTGGCCAAACGCAACGCCTTCGATCTCGACTTGCTCAACGAACTGAGCCTGGCCTATGGCGAGTTCGAGGCCGACAGCGAAGCGCGGGTGGCAGTGGTGTTCGGCCACGGTGAGCATTTCACCGCAGGGCTCGATTTGGTCAGCGCCAGCGCGGCCCTGGCTGACGGCTGGCAGGCACCGCCCGGCGGCTGCGATCCGTGGGGGGTGTTCGCCGGCCCCAGGGTGAGCAAACCGGTGATTGTCGCCGCGCAAGGCTACTGCCTGACCATCGGTATCGAATTGATGCTGGCCGCCGACATCAACCTCTGCGCCAGCAATACCCGTTTCGCCCAGAAAGAAGTGCAACGCGGGCTCTTCCCGTTCGGCGGCGCCACGTTGCGCCTGCATCAGGTCGCTGGCTGGGGCAATGCCATGCGCTGGCTGCTGACCGGTGATGACTTCGATGCCCATGAGGCGTTGCACCTGGGGTTGGTGCAGGAAGTGATGGCCAGCGAGGACCTGCTGCCACGGGCGATTGAATTGGCTGAGCGGATTGCCCGGCAAGCGCCGCTTGGGGTTCGGGCGACGTTGATGTCTGCAAGGCAGGCGCGTTATGAAGGGGAAACCGCGGCGGCCCAGGCATTGCCGCCGATGGTGAAGAAGTTGCTGGCCAGTGAAGATGCCAAGGAAGGCGTGCGGTCGATGATCGAGAAGCGACCCGGAGTCTTCAAAGGCTGCTGA
- a CDS encoding spermidine synthase has translation MTEERVEHLLAEVQDEFGVIRVLEVADYRFLEFGDAIEQSCVFTADPSWLEYDYTRAMLIGALCHEQPESALFLGLGAGTLTQACLKFLPLEDVEAIELRPDVPRLAIEYLGLDDDPRLYIRVGDALELLDTAEPADLIFVDLYTDVGPGVGHLAWNFLENCQKRLNPGGWLVINQWATDDGKPLGAALFRGLYHRHYWELPVKEGNVILLVPSELDQELDMNGLIARAEGLAPRLGYSLQSLIKAIRPAT, from the coding sequence ATGACTGAGGAGCGCGTCGAGCATCTGCTCGCCGAGGTACAGGATGAGTTCGGCGTGATTCGCGTGCTGGAAGTGGCCGATTACCGTTTTCTCGAGTTCGGTGATGCCATCGAACAGAGCTGCGTGTTCACGGCTGATCCGAGCTGGCTCGAATACGATTACACCCGGGCGATGCTGATTGGCGCGTTGTGCCACGAGCAGCCGGAAAGCGCGCTGTTCCTCGGCCTCGGTGCCGGCACACTGACCCAGGCCTGCCTCAAGTTCCTGCCGCTGGAAGACGTCGAAGCCATCGAGTTGCGCCCTGACGTGCCGCGCCTGGCCATTGAATACCTTGGGCTGGATGACGATCCGCGACTGTATATCCGGGTGGGCGATGCGCTGGAGCTGCTCGATACCGCTGAGCCGGCGGATCTGATTTTTGTCGACCTCTACACCGATGTCGGGCCAGGTGTCGGGCATCTGGCGTGGAATTTCCTGGAAAACTGTCAAAAACGCCTGAACCCGGGTGGTTGGCTGGTGATCAACCAGTGGGCCACCGATGATGGCAAGCCGTTGGGCGCCGCATTGTTTCGCGGGCTCTATCACCGGCATTACTGGGAGCTGCCGGTGAAGGAGGGCAATGTGATTCTGCTCGTGCCTTCGGAGCTGGATCAGGAACTGGACATGAACGGCCTGATCGCCCGCGCCGAAGGGCTGGCGCCGCGGTTGGGGTATTCGTTGCAGTCATTGATCAAGGCAATCCGCCCGGCGACGTGA
- a CDS encoding class II 3-deoxy-7-phosphoheptulonate synthase: MSQPWSPDSWRALPIQQQPRYPDAAHLLHVEQTLASYPPLVFAGEARELRRQFAEVTQGRAFLLQGGDCAESFAEFSAAKIRDTFKVLLQMAIVMTFAAGCPVVKVGRMAGQFAKPRSANDETIDGVTLPAYRGDIVNGIGFDEKSRVPDPERLLQSYHQSTATLNLLRAFAQGGFADLHQVHKWNLDFIANSALAEKYSHLADRIDETLAFMRACGMDSSPQLRETSFFTAHEALLLNYEEAFVRRDSLTNDYYDCSAHMLWIGDRTRQLDGAHVEFLRGVNNPIGVKVGPSMNPEDLIRLIDVLNPDNDPGRLNLIARMGANKVGDHLPQLIRAVQREGKQVLWSSDPMHGNTIKASSGYKTRDFAQILGEVKQFFQVHEAEGTYAGGIHIEMTGQNVTECIGGARPITEDGLSDRYHTHCDPRMNADQSLELAFLIAETLKQVRR, encoded by the coding sequence ATGAGCCAACCCTGGAGCCCTGACAGCTGGCGCGCCCTGCCGATCCAGCAACAACCCCGTTACCCCGACGCAGCGCATTTGCTGCACGTCGAGCAAACGCTGGCCAGTTACCCGCCGCTGGTGTTTGCCGGTGAAGCCCGGGAGTTGCGCCGTCAGTTTGCCGAAGTGACCCAGGGCCGCGCGTTTCTGCTGCAGGGCGGCGACTGTGCCGAAAGTTTTGCCGAGTTCTCCGCCGCGAAAATCCGCGACACCTTTAAAGTGCTGCTGCAAATGGCGATCGTCATGACCTTCGCCGCCGGTTGCCCGGTGGTCAAGGTCGGGCGCATGGCCGGTCAGTTCGCCAAGCCGCGTTCGGCCAACGATGAAACCATCGACGGCGTCACCCTGCCGGCCTACCGTGGCGACATCGTCAACGGTATCGGCTTCGACGAAAAAAGCCGCGTGCCGGACCCGGAACGCCTGCTGCAGTCCTATCACCAGTCCACCGCGACCCTGAACCTGTTGCGCGCCTTCGCCCAGGGCGGCTTTGCCGATCTGCATCAAGTGCACAAATGGAACCTGGACTTCATCGCCAACTCGGCGCTGGCGGAAAAATACAGCCACCTGGCCGATCGCATCGATGAAACCCTGGCGTTCATGCGCGCCTGCGGCATGGACAGCTCGCCGCAACTGCGCGAAACCAGTTTCTTCACCGCCCACGAAGCGCTGCTGCTGAACTACGAAGAAGCCTTCGTGCGTCGCGACAGCCTGACCAACGATTACTACGATTGCTCGGCGCACATGCTGTGGATCGGCGACCGCACCCGCCAGCTCGACGGCGCACACGTCGAGTTCCTGCGGGGCGTGAACAATCCAATCGGGGTCAAAGTCGGCCCCAGCATGAACCCCGAAGACCTGATTCGCCTGATCGACGTGCTCAACCCGGACAACGATCCTGGCCGTCTGAACCTGATTGCGCGGATGGGCGCGAACAAGGTCGGCGATCACCTGCCGCAACTGATCCGTGCCGTACAGCGCGAAGGCAAGCAGGTGCTGTGGAGTTCCGATCCGATGCACGGCAACACCATCAAGGCCAGCAGCGGCTACAAGACCCGCGACTTTGCGCAGATTCTTGGTGAGGTGAAGCAGTTCTTCCAGGTTCACGAAGCCGAAGGCACGTATGCCGGCGGCATCCACATCGAGATGACCGGGCAGAATGTCACTGAGTGCATTGGTGGGGCGCGGCCGATTACCGAAGACGGGTTGTCGGATCGGTATCACACCCATTGCGACCCGCGGATGAATGCCGATCAGTCGCTGGAGTTGGCGTTTTTGATTGCCGAGACGCTGAAGCAAGTCCGACGCTAA
- a CDS encoding winged helix-turn-helix domain-containing protein — translation MRATLSFSIKQARRLALAAQGFNGRQPPAAIKPVQLNRLIERLGILQIDSVNALVRSHYLPLFSRLGNYSPDLLDQAAWSSGRRRTLFEYWGHEASLLPLAMYPLMRWRMLRATRGEDIYQQLARFGREQQDTIRRVLASVQELGALGAGSLSTRQERAGPWWDWSAEKHALEWLFAAGEVTVAGRRGFERLYDLPERVIPSAILAQPLLSEAEAQRGLLLHAATALGVGTEKDLRDYFRLSPGDARPRLAELVEAGELLGCEVQGWRQPAYCLPDPKVPRKVEASALLSPFDSLIWERSRTERLFDFRYRLEIYTPQDKRVYGYYVLPFLHNERIAARVDLRAERAQGRLAVHAVHEEEPGLDDEGMLALAVNLRRMADWLGLEQVQLNCPRASAARLRVALAQL, via the coding sequence ATGCGCGCAACACTGTCCTTTTCCATCAAACAGGCTCGGCGTCTGGCGCTGGCCGCCCAAGGGTTCAACGGGCGCCAGCCGCCAGCGGCGATCAAGCCGGTGCAGCTCAACCGTCTGATCGAGCGGCTGGGCATTCTGCAGATCGATTCGGTCAATGCATTGGTGCGTTCGCACTACCTTCCCTTGTTTTCCCGCCTCGGCAATTACTCCCCCGACTTGCTCGACCAGGCTGCCTGGAGTTCGGGCCGGCGGCGCACGCTCTTCGAGTATTGGGGGCACGAAGCCTCGTTGCTGCCCTTGGCGATGTACCCGTTGATGCGCTGGCGCATGCTGCGCGCGACCCGTGGCGAAGATATCTATCAGCAACTGGCGCGTTTCGGACGTGAGCAGCAGGACACGATTCGCCGGGTGCTGGCCTCGGTTCAGGAGCTGGGTGCGCTGGGTGCCGGAAGCCTGTCGACCCGTCAGGAACGGGCAGGGCCCTGGTGGGACTGGAGCGCAGAAAAGCATGCGCTGGAATGGTTGTTCGCCGCCGGAGAAGTGACTGTGGCCGGGCGGCGTGGGTTCGAGCGGCTTTATGATCTGCCGGAGCGGGTAATTCCCTCGGCGATTCTTGCGCAGCCGCTGCTGAGCGAGGCCGAGGCTCAGCGCGGCCTGTTGCTGCATGCCGCGACAGCGTTGGGCGTCGGAACAGAAAAAGACCTGCGCGATTACTTTCGCCTGAGTCCCGGTGATGCCCGTCCGCGCTTGGCGGAACTGGTGGAGGCGGGTGAATTGCTGGGCTGTGAAGTCCAGGGCTGGCGGCAACCGGCCTATTGTCTGCCTGATCCGAAAGTGCCGCGCAAGGTCGAAGCCAGCGCCTTGCTTTCACCCTTCGATTCACTGATCTGGGAGCGCAGTCGTACCGAGCGCCTGTTCGATTTTCGCTATCGGTTGGAGATCTATACGCCGCAGGACAAGCGGGTCTACGGCTACTACGTATTGCCGTTTTTGCACAATGAACGGATTGCCGCGCGGGTGGATCTGCGCGCCGAACGGGCGCAGGGCAGGCTTGCGGTGCACGCGGTGCATGAGGAAGAGCCGGGGCTGGATGACGAAGGGATGCTAGCGTTGGCGGTCAATCTGCGGCGAATGGCGGATTGGCTGGGGCTTGAGCAGGTTCAGTTGAATTGTCCGCGGGCGAGTGCGGCGCGGTTGCGGGTGGCATTGGCACAGCTTTGA
- a CDS encoding DUF1127 domain-containing protein, with product MKGQKGYVDVEKHSVHLISDLLHKFNRWYELHREREMLAGMSDEALKDIGLSRADVEHEAIRPFWDDPMHK from the coding sequence ATGAAAGGTCAAAAAGGTTATGTCGACGTAGAAAAACACTCGGTGCACCTGATCTCTGATTTGCTGCACAAATTCAATCGCTGGTACGAACTGCACCGTGAACGTGAAATGTTGGCGGGCATGAGTGATGAAGCGTTGAAGGACATCGGGCTGAGTCGTGCGGATGTCGAGCACGAGGCCATCCGCCCGTTCTGGGATGACCCGATGCACAAATGA
- a CDS encoding LysR substrate-binding domain-containing protein, whose amino-acid sequence MSAFPSIDTEVLRTFVAIADQGGFTRAGELVNRTQSAVSMQMKRLEEDVVQRQLFQRDGRQVRLTAEGQVLLGYARRILKLHSEVFNTLREPHMVGMVRIGTPDDYVMRFLPGILRRFAQTYPLIQIEVHCESSKQLLLRQDLDLTIVTREPGNEIGQLLRKEHFVWAEAQCFSAHEQTPLPLAMFNSDCFCRIWACNALDAMGCDYRVAYNSDSLSAIMAVVSAGLAVTAQLESLITPDMRILGEAEGLPILPEASIMLVRNLHNPSPITECLAEHIVEGFKL is encoded by the coding sequence ATGTCCGCCTTCCCAAGTATCGACACCGAAGTGCTGCGCACCTTTGTCGCCATCGCCGACCAGGGCGGTTTTACCCGCGCCGGCGAATTGGTCAATCGCACTCAGTCCGCCGTGAGCATGCAGATGAAGCGACTGGAAGAGGACGTGGTGCAGCGTCAATTGTTCCAGCGTGACGGACGGCAGGTGCGGCTGACGGCTGAAGGCCAGGTGTTGCTGGGCTATGCCCGGCGCATCCTCAAACTGCACAGCGAGGTGTTCAATACGCTGCGCGAGCCGCACATGGTCGGCATGGTGCGCATCGGCACGCCCGACGATTACGTGATGCGTTTTTTACCGGGGATTCTGCGGCGGTTTGCCCAGACGTATCCGCTGATCCAGATCGAGGTGCACTGCGAATCATCAAAACAATTGCTGCTGCGCCAGGACCTCGACTTGACCATCGTCACCCGCGAGCCGGGCAATGAAATCGGCCAGTTACTGCGCAAGGAGCATTTTGTCTGGGCCGAGGCACAGTGTTTCAGCGCCCATGAGCAAACACCGTTGCCACTGGCGATGTTCAACAGTGATTGCTTCTGCCGCATATGGGCCTGCAATGCGCTGGACGCCATGGGTTGCGATTATCGCGTGGCGTACAACAGCGACAGCCTGTCGGCGATCATGGCGGTAGTCAGTGCCGGACTGGCTGTCACTGCGCAACTGGAAAGCCTGATCACCCCCGACATGCGCATTCTCGGTGAAGCCGAAGGCCTGCCAATCCTGCCCGAAGCCAGCATAATGCTGGTGCGCAACCTGCACAATCCATCGCCGATCACTGAGTGCCTGGCCGAGCACATCGTCGAAGGTTTCAAACTTTAA
- a CDS encoding sulfite exporter TauE/SafE family protein, with amino-acid sequence MIEFLMYLVFGAALGTLGGLFGIGGGLIAIPLLGVLFGLDQQIAQGTALVMVVPNVMLALWRYHQRNRIELRHALPLASMGFCFAWIGSIWAVGIDAQTMRIGFVAFLIALSAYNLMRMFYANAPVSAQMNYSWPWLGVLGAASGTMGGLFGVGGAVVATPVLTSLFGTSQVVAQGLSLALALPSTGVTLVTYAVHHQVDWMIGLPLAVGGLMSISWGVRIAHALPERLLRGLFCGFLVFCAVMLALKV; translated from the coding sequence GTGATTGAGTTTTTGATGTACCTGGTGTTTGGCGCCGCTCTGGGAACCCTCGGTGGGTTGTTCGGCATTGGCGGTGGTTTGATTGCGATCCCGTTGCTGGGCGTGTTGTTTGGCCTCGATCAGCAGATTGCCCAGGGCACGGCGCTGGTCATGGTGGTGCCCAACGTGATGCTGGCGCTTTGGCGTTACCACCAGCGTAATCGCATTGAATTGCGCCACGCGCTGCCATTGGCCTCGATGGGGTTCTGTTTTGCCTGGATCGGTTCGATCTGGGCAGTGGGCATCGATGCACAAACCATGCGCATCGGGTTTGTCGCGTTCCTGATTGCTCTGTCGGCCTACAACCTGATGCGAATGTTCTACGCCAACGCGCCCGTGTCGGCGCAGATGAATTACTCATGGCCATGGCTGGGCGTGCTCGGCGCCGCCTCCGGCACCATGGGCGGGTTGTTTGGCGTGGGCGGGGCGGTGGTGGCAACGCCAGTGCTGACCAGTCTGTTCGGCACCAGTCAGGTGGTTGCCCAGGGGTTGTCCCTAGCGCTGGCGCTGCCAAGTACTGGCGTCACGCTGGTGACTTACGCGGTGCATCATCAGGTCGACTGGATGATCGGCCTGCCTTTGGCGGTTGGCGGTCTGATGAGCATCAGTTGGGGCGTGAGGATTGCCCACGCACTGCCAGAGCGACTGCTGCGCGGGTTGTTTTGTGGGTTTTTGGTGTTCTGTGCGGTGATGCTCGCCCTTAAAGTTTGA
- a CDS encoding LysR family transcriptional regulator, whose translation MNPDQLTEQLGLFLDVLETGSFSAASRRHPLTPSAVARRIDSLENAVGSQLFIRSTHAVRATPAGLAFAERARRIVAELRLARAEAVSLSSAPEGLIRIDAPAAFGRRHLAPVIADFLMLYPGLDVQLHLIDSFVDMQGLNLGKVDLVLRAGQMADTRLVATPLASMVRIACASPEYLQRRGVPTDPAQLTEHDGLDWDGLAPPFAWRFERDGQMHLHRPARIRMGANNAEALVCGALAGLGIAHLPTWLTSEYLLRGELLPLFCEHGLPPPETTGIYALRLEQQPNPRSRLLLEYLKTRFSPIPPWDLALQSTLDRH comes from the coding sequence ATGAACCCTGATCAATTGACCGAACAGCTGGGTCTGTTCCTCGACGTGCTGGAAACCGGCAGTTTTTCCGCCGCTTCCCGCCGTCATCCACTGACCCCTTCAGCCGTGGCCCGGCGCATCGACAGCCTGGAAAACGCCGTCGGCAGCCAGTTGTTCATTCGCAGCACCCACGCCGTGCGCGCCACCCCGGCGGGTTTGGCATTTGCCGAGCGCGCCCGACGGATCGTGGCTGAACTGCGGCTGGCTCGGGCTGAGGCAGTATCCTTGAGCAGCGCACCGGAAGGCTTGATTCGGATCGATGCACCGGCGGCCTTCGGACGGCGGCATCTGGCGCCGGTGATTGCCGACTTTCTGATGCTCTACCCCGGCCTCGACGTGCAGTTGCACCTGATCGACAGTTTCGTCGACATGCAGGGTTTGAATCTGGGCAAGGTCGATCTGGTGCTGCGCGCCGGGCAAATGGCCGATACCCGGCTGGTGGCCACGCCGCTGGCGAGCATGGTGCGCATCGCCTGCGCCAGCCCGGAGTATTTGCAACGGCGTGGTGTGCCGACCGATCCGGCGCAACTGACTGAGCATGATGGCCTCGACTGGGATGGCCTGGCTCCGCCGTTCGCCTGGCGCTTCGAACGCGACGGGCAGATGCACTTGCACCGCCCGGCGCGCATCCGCATGGGTGCCAACAATGCCGAGGCGTTGGTCTGCGGCGCATTGGCCGGGCTGGGTATCGCACACTTGCCCACCTGGTTGACCAGCGAATACCTCTTACGCGGTGAACTGCTTCCGCTGTTCTGTGAACACGGCCTGCCACCACCGGAAACCACCGGCATTTATGCCTTGCGCCTTGAGCAACAACCCAATCCCCGTAGCCGCCTGTTGCTGGAATACCTGAAAACCCGTTTCAGCCCGATCCCGCCGTGGGATCTGGCCCTGCAAAGCACCCTCGACCGGCACTAG
- a CDS encoding MarR family winged helix-turn-helix transcriptional regulator: MTTERDTPDNCDDLLLDNQACFALHSTSLLMTKVYKPLLQALGLTYPQYLAMMVLWEQDGLTVGEISTRLLTDPGSLTPLLKRLEAEGLLSRTRSREDERVVIVELTEQGRALREQARSIPRCILGASGMTLERLQKLQAELQALRSNLQNSL; encoded by the coding sequence ATGACCACCGAGCGCGATACCCCGGATAACTGCGACGACCTGCTGCTGGATAATCAGGCCTGCTTCGCCCTGCACTCCACCTCGCTGCTGATGACCAAGGTCTACAAGCCGCTGTTGCAAGCACTGGGCCTGACCTATCCGCAATACCTGGCGATGATGGTGTTGTGGGAACAGGACGGTTTGACCGTAGGCGAAATCAGCACGCGCCTGCTGACCGATCCCGGCTCACTGACGCCTTTGCTCAAACGCCTGGAAGCCGAAGGTTTACTCAGCCGCACCCGCAGTCGTGAAGACGAACGGGTGGTGATTGTCGAACTTACCGAACAGGGTCGTGCCTTGCGGGAACAAGCCCGCAGTATCCCCCGGTGCATCCTCGGCGCCAGCGGGATGACCCTGGAGCGGCTGCAGAAATTACAAGCGGAGCTGCAAGCGCTGCGCAGTAATCTGCAGAACAGTCTCTAA
- a CDS encoding organic hydroperoxide resistance protein, which translates to MQTLYTAIATSTGGRDGRAVSSDNILDVKLATPKELGGAGGAATNPEQLFAAGYSACFIGALKFVASQTKRKIPDDASITAHVGIGQIPGGFGLDIDLHVSLPGLEQADAQSLVDAAHQVCPYSNATRGNVDVRLHVTV; encoded by the coding sequence ATGCAAACTCTCTACACCGCTATCGCAACTTCCACCGGCGGCCGTGACGGTCGTGCGGTTTCCAGCGACAACATCCTCGACGTCAAACTCGCCACGCCCAAAGAACTCGGTGGTGCCGGCGGCGCAGCGACCAACCCTGAGCAACTGTTCGCAGCCGGTTACTCCGCCTGCTTCATCGGCGCGCTGAAATTCGTCGCCAGCCAGACCAAACGCAAAATCCCGGACGACGCTTCGATCACCGCCCATGTCGGCATCGGCCAGATCCCTGGCGGTTTCGGCCTGGACATCGACCTGCACGTCAGCTTGCCGGGTCTTGAACAAGCCGATGCACAAAGCCTGGTCGACGCTGCACACCAGGTCTGCCCGTACTCCAACGCCACCCGTGGCAACGTCGATGTGCGTTTGCACGTCACCGTCTAA
- a CDS encoding alpha/beta hydrolase, whose protein sequence is MRTFSKVLTGTLLALSIHSAFAGDGVEHNTRAFLDVLNAGNGQPMEQLTPEEARAVLVGAQAGVKLTLPKADVSEKTIQVDGQPLSLTIVRPAGVKGELPAFMFFHGGGWVLGDFPTHERLVRDLVTGSGAVAVFVNYTPSPEAHYPVAINQAYAATRWVAEHGKEINVDGKRLAVVGNSVGGNMAAVVALMAKDKGTPAIRFQALLWPVTDASFETASYNQFAEGHFLTKNMMKWFWDNYTTDAKQRNEIYASPLRATTAQLKGLPPALVQTASADVLRDEGEAYARNLDEAGVPVTSVRYNGMIHDYGLLNVVSQVPAVRSAMLQASEELKQHLKK, encoded by the coding sequence ATGCGCACTTTCAGTAAAGTCTTGACCGGTACCCTTCTCGCCTTGTCCATCCACAGCGCGTTCGCGGGCGACGGGGTTGAACACAACACCCGGGCGTTCCTCGATGTTCTGAACGCCGGCAACGGCCAACCGATGGAACAACTCACCCCTGAAGAAGCCCGCGCCGTGCTGGTCGGCGCGCAGGCCGGGGTGAAACTGACGCTGCCAAAAGCCGATGTCAGCGAGAAGACCATTCAAGTCGACGGCCAACCGCTCAGCCTGACCATCGTTCGGCCAGCCGGGGTCAAAGGTGAGTTGCCTGCGTTCATGTTCTTCCACGGCGGCGGCTGGGTGCTGGGGGATTTCCCGACCCACGAACGTCTGGTTCGGGACTTGGTCACCGGCTCGGGGGCGGTGGCGGTGTTCGTCAATTACACGCCTTCGCCGGAAGCGCATTACCCGGTGGCGATCAACCAGGCTTACGCCGCAACCCGATGGGTGGCCGAGCACGGTAAAGAGATCAATGTCGACGGCAAACGTCTGGCCGTGGTCGGTAACAGCGTCGGCGGCAACATGGCAGCGGTGGTTGCGCTGATGGCCAAAGACAAGGGCACGCCGGCGATCAGGTTCCAGGCGCTGCTGTGGCCGGTGACTGACGCCAGCTTCGAGACGGCGTCCTACAACCAGTTTGCCGAGGGGCACTTCCTCACCAAAAACATGATGAAGTGGTTCTGGGACAACTACACCACCGACGCCAAACAGCGTAACGAGATCTATGCCTCGCCGCTGCGGGCGACGACTGCTCAACTCAAGGGCCTGCCACCCGCGCTGGTGCAGACGGCGAGCGCCGATGTCCTGCGCGATGAGGGTGAGGCCTATGCCCGCAATCTCGACGAAGCCGGGGTGCCGGTTACCTCGGTGCGTTACAACGGCATGATCCACGACTACGGTTTGCTCAATGTGGTGAGCCAGGTGCCTGCGGTGCGTTCGGCGATGCTTCAAGCGTCCGAAGAGCTCAAGCAACACCTGAAGAAATAA